Proteins from a genomic interval of Clostridium sp. M62/1:
- a CDS encoding sulfate/molybdate ABC transporter ATP-binding protein produces MSLIVDIKKRLGDFLLEVSFETEDRVTGLLGPSGCGKSMTLKCIAGVEKPDSGRIILDGETLFDSSRGICLSPQKRRVGYLFQNYALFPNMTAAQNILCGMRAGASEAEHSGADAESGKRQTSFSPGRLLNSHIQRKKEEQERLHKLSQLFHLEPCLHLHPRSLSGGQAQRTALARILAGRPRLLLLDEPFSALDSYLKDQLQPEFKHLLSSLDCRTVMVTHSRDEAYHLCSRLCVMDSGRILRNGSVKEVFAEPEYEAAARLTGCKNIVPAVKEGPFLVRIPSWNITLQTERPVPDNLSFVGLRAHSFSPDISKNQFPICLCDVVEEPFEWMVLFFYETQKRDSAPVWWRVPKEKISGDFPSRLGISPAQVLLLKSS; encoded by the coding sequence ATGAGCCTGATTGTGGACATTAAAAAAAGACTGGGAGACTTTCTTTTAGAGGTCTCCTTCGAGACGGAGGATAGGGTCACAGGGCTTCTGGGCCCGTCCGGCTGCGGCAAAAGCATGACCTTGAAGTGCATTGCCGGAGTGGAAAAGCCAGACAGCGGACGGATTATCCTGGACGGAGAAACCCTGTTTGATTCCAGTCGGGGCATCTGTCTCTCGCCCCAGAAGAGGAGAGTAGGATACCTCTTTCAGAACTACGCCCTCTTTCCCAACATGACGGCAGCCCAGAATATTCTCTGCGGCATGAGGGCAGGCGCTTCAGAAGCAGAACATTCCGGCGCAGACGCGGAAAGCGGGAAGAGGCAAACCTCTTTTTCTCCCGGCAGGCTGCTGAACAGCCATATTCAGAGAAAAAAAGAAGAGCAGGAGCGGCTTCATAAGCTGTCGCAGCTGTTTCATCTCGAGCCGTGTCTCCACCTGCATCCCCGGTCTCTGTCAGGGGGGCAGGCCCAGAGAACGGCTCTCGCCAGAATCCTGGCCGGCAGGCCAAGGCTTCTTCTGCTGGACGAGCCTTTTTCCGCTCTGGACAGCTATCTGAAGGATCAGCTTCAGCCGGAATTCAAACACCTCCTCAGTTCCCTGGACTGCCGGACTGTCATGGTCACACACAGCCGGGATGAGGCCTACCATCTCTGTTCCCGGCTCTGTGTCATGGACAGCGGCCGGATTTTGAGAAACGGTTCCGTGAAGGAGGTATTTGCAGAACCGGAGTATGAGGCGGCGGCGCGCCTGACCGGGTGCAAAAATATCGTTCCCGCCGTGAAGGAGGGCCCCTTTCTGGTCCGCATTCCATCCTGGAATATCACGCTCCAGACGGAGCGCCCTGTTCCGGACAATCTCTCTTTCGTCGGCCTGAGAGCCCACTCCTTCAGCCCTGACATCTCAAAAAACCAGTTTCCCATCTGCCTCTGCGATGTGGTGGAGGAGCCCTTTGAGTGGATGGTTCTGTTTTTCTATGAAACACAAAAGAGAGACAGCGCCCCCGTCTGGTGGCGTGTGCCAAAAGAAAAAATATCCGGCGACTTTCCATCCAGGCTTGGAATTTCCCCGGCCCAGGTCCTGCTTTTAAAGAGCAGCTGA
- a CDS encoding XdhC family protein: MTRELIQAAGKEIEAGRSAFLVSIASATGSTPRAAGAMMLVGRGGLIGGTIGGGLLEHRCIEEAQAALSGNGCPAGKAPGSSMTGFLRSFILDNRTAGGLGMVCGGNTEVLFTPLLTSAREALERASSLLERGEPCALLLPLDGSPLLSLREGRQPAASLRKPQICSENGRSFLSVPLASENRVFLLGGGHVAAELALLLEQLEFPFLTADDRPEFSGSGRFPAAAAALTVPFSPEALKKAFCGPLAPRREDAFCIMTRGHEGDAQALRFALGSPASYIGVMGSRKKRETVFSRLEAEGFSEVRKRVTTPIGLDIGAQTPAEIAVSVAAQLIAWRAGRL; the protein is encoded by the coding sequence ATGACTAGAGAATTGATTCAGGCTGCGGGGAAAGAAATCGAAGCCGGCAGATCGGCCTTCCTCGTTTCCATCGCCTCAGCCACAGGCTCCACACCCAGGGCGGCAGGGGCCATGATGCTGGTGGGAAGGGGCGGGCTCATAGGAGGCACCATCGGCGGAGGTCTGCTGGAGCACCGATGTATAGAGGAGGCACAGGCCGCTCTCTCCGGAAACGGCTGCCCTGCAGGAAAAGCCCCGGGGAGTTCCATGACAGGATTTCTTCGCTCCTTTATCCTGGACAACCGCACAGCCGGAGGGCTGGGGATGGTCTGCGGGGGAAACACGGAGGTTCTCTTCACCCCTCTCCTGACATCCGCCAGGGAAGCCCTAGAGCGGGCGTCATCGCTTCTGGAGCGCGGAGAACCCTGCGCCCTGCTGCTTCCCCTAGACGGCTCTCCCCTTCTTTCTCTCAGGGAAGGCAGACAGCCTGCAGCCTCCTTACGGAAACCGCAGATATGCTCTGAAAATGGCCGTTCCTTCCTGTCTGTTCCTCTGGCATCTGAAAACCGGGTCTTTCTTCTCGGCGGCGGCCACGTGGCCGCTGAACTTGCGCTTCTTTTAGAACAGCTGGAGTTTCCCTTCCTGACAGCTGATGACCGCCCTGAATTTTCAGGCAGCGGACGCTTTCCGGCGGCAGCGGCAGCTCTTACGGTTCCCTTTTCCCCTGAGGCTTTAAAAAAAGCCTTCTGCGGTCCTCTGGCTCCCAGAAGGGAGGACGCCTTCTGTATTATGACGAGGGGACACGAGGGGGATGCACAGGCCCTTCGCTTTGCTCTCGGCTCCCCCGCCTCCTATATCGGAGTCATGGGAAGCAGGAAAAAGCGGGAAACTGTATTTTCCCGCCTGGAGGCAGAAGGTTTTTCAGAAGTCAGAAAGAGAGTGACCACCCCTATCGGCCTTGACATAGGCGCCCAGACACCTGCAGAGATCGCAGTTTCTGTGGCCGCCCAGCTAATCGCCTGGAGGGCAGGCAGGCTGTAG
- a CDS encoding helix-turn-helix domain-containing protein, which produces MFHPLLAAGTWESVFAKKYITPLTEEERFLACMGEAGGEGRQESGKNRELAEHFWRAFQGLEKAETGFEFTVREELSRICLLLYQELGIGWEQHEYEPGHDSVRIRKMLGFIHSHYASGLTLSEIAASAGIGERECLRCFQRSIRTPPMQYLLKYRIMQGAAMLLAEPEKSIAQVAADCGFDSPSNFSMMFRRFYGQAPREYRRGLKGGRRVGAEKLQPACPPGD; this is translated from the coding sequence GTGTTTCACCCTCTTTTGGCAGCGGGAACCTGGGAGTCTGTTTTCGCCAAAAAATATATTACTCCTCTGACAGAGGAGGAGAGATTTCTGGCCTGCATGGGAGAAGCCGGGGGAGAGGGGCGTCAGGAAAGCGGGAAAAACAGGGAGCTGGCAGAGCATTTCTGGCGGGCGTTTCAGGGGCTGGAAAAAGCAGAAACAGGATTTGAGTTTACAGTCAGAGAGGAGCTTTCACGGATATGTCTCCTTCTGTACCAGGAGCTGGGCATAGGATGGGAACAGCACGAGTATGAGCCGGGCCACGACAGCGTCAGAATCAGGAAAATGCTGGGATTTATTCACAGCCATTATGCCTCCGGGCTGACGCTGTCAGAGATAGCAGCTTCGGCAGGAATAGGAGAGAGGGAATGCCTCCGCTGTTTCCAGAGAAGCATCAGGACGCCGCCGATGCAGTATCTGTTAAAGTACCGGATTATGCAGGGGGCGGCCATGCTTCTGGCAGAGCCGGAGAAAAGCATTGCGCAGGTGGCCGCTGACTGCGGATTTGACAGTCCCAGCAATTTTTCCATGATGTTCAGGCGCTTTTACGGACAGGCCCCCAGGGAGTACAGGAGGGGCCTGAAAGGAGGCAGGAGGGTCGGGGCGGAAAAGCTACAGCCTGCCTGCCCTCCAGGCGATTAG
- a CDS encoding MFS transporter, translated as MFHLLLAVIYLSFISLGLPDSLLGSAWPSMYPEFGVPVSSASIIFMIISAGTIVSSLLSDRLTRCLGTGKVTSFSVGLTALSLFGFSLSHSFWLLCLFAVPYGLGAGSVDAALNNYVALHYKSRHMSWLHCMWGVGASLGPCIMGLALSDGHPWNTGYLCISLLQAALTAVLLVSLPLWGKKQTAADNDASQGQPLSFREVIRIPGAREIMVTFFCYCALEQTAGLWGSSFLVLHRGVSPEDAARFASLFFLGITAGRAAGGFLTMLLSDTNLVRLGQGIILVGILALFLPAGGFFSMAGLLLIGLGCAPVYPSIIHSTPERFGAENSQAVIGIQMASAYVGNCLMPPLFGLIAEHLDIGLFIPYLLLILAAMFLMHEKTVRKCRMACMERICVSQ; from the coding sequence ATGTTTCATCTTCTTTTGGCTGTTATCTATCTTTCTTTTATCAGCCTCGGCCTGCCGGATTCCCTTCTTGGCTCCGCCTGGCCGTCCATGTATCCGGAATTTGGCGTTCCGGTATCCAGCGCCAGCATTATTTTTATGATTATCTCTGCCGGAACCATCGTTTCCAGCCTTTTAAGCGATCGCCTGACCCGCTGTCTGGGCACCGGGAAAGTCACATCATTCAGCGTCGGGCTGACCGCTCTGTCCCTGTTTGGCTTTTCCCTGAGCCACTCCTTCTGGCTGCTCTGCCTGTTCGCTGTGCCCTACGGCCTGGGAGCAGGAAGCGTGGACGCGGCTTTAAACAATTACGTAGCTCTTCACTACAAAAGCCGGCATATGAGCTGGCTTCACTGCATGTGGGGAGTGGGCGCGTCTCTTGGCCCCTGTATTATGGGCCTGGCTCTCTCGGACGGCCATCCCTGGAATACGGGATATCTCTGTATCTCCCTGCTCCAGGCTGCCCTCACGGCTGTCCTTCTCGTCAGCCTTCCTCTGTGGGGCAAAAAGCAGACTGCAGCGGATAACGATGCCTCTCAGGGGCAGCCGCTCTCTTTCCGGGAGGTGATCCGCATTCCGGGAGCCAGGGAAATTATGGTTACCTTTTTCTGTTACTGTGCCCTGGAGCAGACTGCAGGGCTGTGGGGAAGCAGCTTTCTCGTCCTTCACCGTGGCGTGTCCCCGGAGGATGCCGCCCGCTTTGCCAGCCTCTTTTTCCTGGGCATCACTGCCGGCAGAGCTGCCGGCGGTTTTCTCACCATGCTTCTCAGTGACACGAACCTGGTGCGCCTGGGACAGGGCATCATTCTGGTGGGAATTCTGGCCCTTTTCCTTCCCGCAGGCGGCTTCTTCTCCATGGCAGGCCTTCTGCTTATCGGCCTTGGCTGCGCCCCTGTCTATCCGAGTATCATTCACTCAACGCCGGAACGGTTCGGGGCAGAAAACTCCCAGGCAGTCATCGGCATACAGATGGCCAGCGCCTATGTAGGAAACTGCCTGATGCCGCCGCTGTTCGGCCTCATTGCGGAGCACCTGGATATCGGGCTGTTTATCCCCTATCTTCTCCTCATCCTGGCCGCCATGTTCCTCATGCATGAAAAAACAGTCCGCAAATGCCGTATGGCCTGCATGGAGCGCATCTGTGTCAGCCAGTAA
- a CDS encoding acylphosphatase: MKVRKHIFFAGCVQGVGFRYRALYAARGLGLTGWVQNLWDGRVEMEVQGEEENIKTMISRLRAGTFVAIDSMTQAEVPLQEDEREFRITG; this comes from the coding sequence ATGAAGGTGAGAAAACATATCTTTTTTGCAGGCTGCGTCCAGGGGGTAGGGTTTCGCTACCGTGCCCTGTATGCAGCCAGGGGCCTGGGACTTACGGGCTGGGTGCAGAATCTCTGGGACGGCCGCGTGGAGATGGAGGTACAGGGAGAGGAGGAGAACATAAAGACGATGATCTCCAGGCTGCGTGCCGGTACCTTTGTGGCCATCGACAGTATGACCCAGGCGGAGGTGCCGCTTCAGGAGGATGAGAGGGAGTTTCGGATTACTGGCTGA
- a CDS encoding NUDIX hydrolase — protein MEDRADRAGSRQWGNLPSDRLRERIARPIGYEKQKISAVIIPLVRADSELQVLFEVRARSLKTQPGEVCFPGGRMEAGENPRRAALREISEELLIEEGQAEIWMDCDYLVNPAGMTIYPYLAELHGYRGTFSEEEVESVRLIPLRWFFEHEPDCHTARIVTVPGKDFPFELIPDGEHYRWREGSYEVMFYQYGDFVIWGMTARILKSCVDTLKDAGFEPVLEKGRKDG, from the coding sequence ATGGAAGATAGGGCAGACAGGGCCGGCTCACGGCAGTGGGGGAACCTCCCTTCTGACCGTCTGAGAGAGCGGATCGCCCGTCCAATCGGATATGAGAAGCAGAAGATCTCGGCAGTCATCATTCCTCTTGTGCGGGCAGACAGCGAGCTTCAGGTTCTGTTCGAGGTGAGGGCCAGAAGTCTGAAAACACAGCCCGGGGAAGTATGCTTTCCCGGAGGCAGAATGGAGGCGGGGGAGAATCCCCGCCGGGCCGCCCTCCGGGAAATCTCCGAGGAGCTGCTCATAGAGGAGGGGCAGGCAGAGATCTGGATGGACTGCGACTATCTGGTCAATCCGGCAGGGATGACGATCTACCCCTATCTTGCAGAGCTCCACGGCTACCGGGGAACCTTCTCAGAGGAGGAGGTGGAGTCGGTGAGGCTCATTCCCCTCCGGTGGTTTTTTGAGCATGAGCCGGACTGCCATACGGCCCGTATTGTCACAGTCCCTGGGAAGGATTTTCCCTTTGAGCTGATCCCGGACGGAGAACATTACAGGTGGAGAGAGGGAAGCTATGAGGTCATGTTTTACCAGTACGGGGACTTTGTAATCTGGGGAATGACTGCCCGCATCCTGAAGTCCTGTGTGGACACGCTTAAGGATGCGGGCTTTGAGCCGGTTCTGGAGAAAGGAAGGAAAGACGGATGA